One part of the Tunicatimonas pelagia genome encodes these proteins:
- a CDS encoding 2TM domain-containing protein yields the protein MNALIEQQIYERARRRVAFRIHLIAYVIGVLINWVVWVVYPTPHIWPIWPTLGWSIGIASHYLGVYHPGQIFSIDQEIERVVRKELNKKDQNA from the coding sequence ATGAACGCACTCATCGAACAACAAATCTACGAAAGGGCGCGTCGCAGAGTCGCCTTTCGGATTCACTTGATTGCCTACGTGATTGGAGTACTCATCAACTGGGTAGTTTGGGTAGTGTACCCCACCCCGCACATTTGGCCGATCTGGCCGACGCTGGGTTGGAGCATTGGTATCGCCTCTCATTACTTGGGAGTTTATCATCCTGGTCAGATATTCTCTATTGACCAAGAGATAGAACGTGTGGTAAGGAAGGAGCTCAACAAGAAAGATCAGAACGCTTAG
- a CDS encoding helix-turn-helix transcriptional regulator: MKKLSQFVKERRKNLGLTQEDLSFKAGVGLRFVRELEQGKESLMTDKVNQVLSLFGHELGPVPTERDESS, translated from the coding sequence ATGAAAAAATTAAGTCAATTCGTAAAGGAAAGGCGAAAAAACCTAGGGCTCACCCAAGAAGACCTTTCGTTTAAAGCTGGAGTCGGATTACGATTTGTTCGCGAACTAGAACAAGGGAAAGAATCATTAATGACCGACAAAGTCAACCAAGTATTATCATTATTCGGCCATGAACTTGGCCCAGTACCAACAGAAAGAGATGAAAGTAGCTAA
- a CDS encoding DNA-3-methyladenine glycosylase family protein, which produces MNSLSNSVTHHLSAKDSILKQVIAEVDWPKIISTGNVFHDLMSCIVEQQIHYRSTKKTFAKLLAKASSEELTVDNFAEFEEQALGDVKLSMKKYETIIEVVAFFQEHSPDWSGMSNAEVREVLGSIKGIGPWTIDMILLYTLERPNVFPAQDYHLRLVIEQLYSVDAKRITSEMKKIAKNWAPYQSFGVKYLLAWKEANKRRKQ; this is translated from the coding sequence GTGAACTCACTCAGTAATTCTGTAACCCATCATCTGTCAGCTAAAGACAGTATTCTGAAGCAAGTCATCGCCGAAGTTGATTGGCCAAAAATCATTAGTACAGGTAACGTCTTTCATGATTTGATGAGTTGTATTGTTGAACAGCAGATTCACTACCGCAGTACCAAAAAGACATTTGCTAAACTCTTAGCCAAAGCTTCGTCGGAAGAGCTTACCGTAGATAACTTTGCGGAGTTTGAAGAGCAAGCGTTGGGCGATGTAAAACTCTCCATGAAAAAGTACGAGACCATCATTGAGGTAGTAGCGTTCTTTCAGGAGCACTCACCCGATTGGTCAGGGATGAGTAATGCTGAAGTACGCGAAGTACTCGGTAGTATCAAGGGGATTGGCCCCTGGACGATAGATATGATTTTACTCTACACGCTGGAGCGTCCTAATGTATTTCCTGCTCAAGACTATCATCTTCGGCTGGTGATAGAACAATTGTACTCTGTTGACGCTAAACGCATCACCTCAGAAATGAAGAAAATTGCTAAAAACTGGGCTCCGTACCAATCTTTCGGCGTGAAATATTTGTTAGCCTGGAAGGAGGCTAATAAACGAAGAAAGCAATGA
- a CDS encoding HipA N-terminal domain-containing protein, with product MKVAKVYMHDTWAGVLTEDEDGYHFQYEESYLKKPDSEAISVTFPLAPDQYDSKVLFPFFDGLIPEGWLLDIAQKNWKLNPRDRMSILLKTCYDCIGAVSIRSQEENGK from the coding sequence ATGAAAGTAGCTAAAGTTTACATGCACGATACATGGGCCGGCGTATTGACGGAAGATGAAGATGGCTACCATTTTCAATATGAAGAATCGTACCTGAAAAAACCCGATTCAGAAGCAATAAGTGTAACATTTCCCCTTGCACCCGATCAATATGATAGCAAAGTTTTATTTCCATTTTTTGACGGATTAATTCCAGAAGGATGGTTATTAGATATAGCACAAAAAAACTGGAAACTAAATCCGAGAGATAGAATGAGCATACTACTAAAGACCTGCTATGATTGCATAGGCGCAGTATCAATACGATCACAAGAAGAAAATGGAAAGTAA
- a CDS encoding aminoglycoside adenylyltransferase domain-containing protein: MPEVEQKNIGFENAPAKVREIVFALSDGLQNTLSDKLLGLYLYGSLAYGCFNSETSDIDFVVVLSEPLTSEEEQKIAQLHKRLGYDPEYGKRIEGTYMTEEQVKTDEYPPDFLFYVEGKEFVQAQAGQGEYDFPMHCQHLHESGLKIIGYEPQKLFLPVPWEILKRSLRQEMPFIKEQFEKRPIYAVLNLCRVVRAYETHKLSSKKQGGEWGLQNFPAEFHEMIQIALEGYTHKKTARQKQFLTENLSRFYEYCIERIPNS; this comes from the coding sequence ATGCCAGAAGTAGAACAAAAAAATATTGGTTTTGAAAATGCTCCTGCAAAAGTAAGAGAGATTGTTTTTGCGCTTAGCGATGGTTTACAAAACACACTTAGCGACAAACTTCTTGGTTTGTATCTGTATGGCTCTCTTGCTTATGGCTGTTTTAATTCCGAAACGAGCGACATAGACTTTGTTGTCGTGTTATCTGAACCCTTAACTTCCGAAGAAGAGCAAAAAATAGCTCAATTGCATAAGCGTTTGGGTTACGATCCTGAATATGGAAAACGTATTGAGGGAACGTATATGACCGAAGAACAGGTAAAAACCGATGAGTATCCACCTGATTTTTTGTTTTACGTGGAAGGTAAAGAATTTGTACAAGCACAAGCAGGACAAGGCGAATACGATTTCCCAATGCATTGCCAACATTTGCATGAATCAGGTTTAAAGATTATTGGATATGAACCGCAGAAATTATTTTTGCCCGTACCATGGGAAATTTTAAAGCGTTCTCTCCGGCAGGAAATGCCATTTATTAAAGAACAATTTGAAAAAAGACCCATATATGCTGTGCTCAATTTGTGCCGAGTAGTTCGAGCCTATGAAACTCACAAACTTTCTTCAAAGAAACAGGGTGGCGAATGGGGGCTCCAAAATTTCCCTGCTGAATTTCATGAGATGATTCAAATTGCGTTGGAAGGGTATACGCATAAAAAAACGGCCAGACAAAAACAATTCTTAACAGAAAACCTCTCTCGTTTTTACGAGTATTGTATTGAAAGAATTCCTAATAGTTGA
- a CDS encoding winged helix-turn-helix transcriptional regulator, producing METAEKKSKKMYQQAIECPITVFMDQIGGKWKPVIIWLLLLNEVMRFNELDKAIAGISQKMLSQQLKDLESIKIIKRKSYPVIPPKVEYRLTEKGKSLKENLTLIMEWSRKNLS from the coding sequence ATGGAAACAGCCGAAAAAAAATCCAAAAAAATGTATCAACAAGCCATAGAATGCCCCATTACGGTGTTCATGGATCAAATCGGAGGTAAATGGAAACCCGTTATTATTTGGCTTTTGCTCTTAAACGAGGTAATGCGCTTCAATGAGTTGGATAAAGCTATCGCGGGAATCAGTCAGAAGATGCTATCCCAACAACTAAAAGATTTGGAGAGTATTAAAATAATAAAAAGAAAATCATATCCCGTAATCCCACCTAAAGTTGAATACCGATTAACTGAAAAGGGTAAGTCGCTCAAAGAGAACTTAACTTTGATAATGGAATGGAGTCGCAAAAATCTATCATGA
- a CDS encoding SDR family oxidoreductase: protein MNNKIVLITGGTTGIGFACADYLLGLDYQVIITGRTRENVDHAVTKLGTNCVGILSDTSSLEHIDDLVAKVKNQFGKIDGLFVNAGIFKASSFQETTESLFDETMNVNFKGAFFTIQKFIPILNNTASVVLNTSVVVFKSFANTSIYTASKAALESIAKVLNIELAARGIRVNVVSPGVTETPIQKKSGMTDEAIDSLLEHISSTSPIGRIVQPTDIAPVVEFLLSDKSQVLRNEKVIVDGGTTL from the coding sequence ATGAATAACAAAATAGTACTGATAACAGGAGGAACTACCGGAATTGGGTTCGCCTGTGCCGATTATCTGCTGGGTCTTGATTACCAGGTAATAATTACCGGAAGAACCAGAGAAAACGTAGACCATGCAGTTACCAAACTAGGTACGAACTGTGTCGGGATTTTATCGGATACCTCCTCTTTAGAACATATAGATGATTTGGTAGCAAAAGTTAAAAATCAATTTGGTAAGATCGATGGCTTATTTGTAAATGCTGGTATTTTTAAAGCTTCCAGCTTTCAAGAAACCACAGAAAGCTTGTTTGATGAAACCATGAATGTTAATTTTAAAGGAGCCTTTTTTACCATCCAGAAATTTATTCCGATTCTGAATAATACAGCTAGTGTGGTGCTCAATACTTCTGTTGTCGTTTTCAAGTCATTTGCTAACACTAGTATTTATACTGCAAGCAAAGCAGCACTGGAAAGCATCGCAAAAGTTTTGAACATAGAACTTGCTGCCAGAGGAATCAGGGTCAATGTGGTAAGCCCAGGAGTTACCGAAACTCCTATTCAGAAGAAATCTGGTATGACTGACGAAGCGATTGACAGTCTGTTAGAACATATATCATCAACTTCGCCCATCGGTCGGATTGTGCAACCCACCGATATTGCTCCCGTCGTTGAATTCTTACTTTCTGATAAATCGCAAGTTCTAAGAAACGAAAAAGTGATTGTTGATGGGGGAACAACACTTTAA
- a CDS encoding DUF763 domain-containing protein, with product MKQSGSADLALMGGGIPPWLFERMKKLSLAIVESILAEYGHQAFLAKLSNPFWFQSFGAVIGMDWNSSGVTTAVTRALKDSINPHAQELGLYVCGGKGKQSKRTPQELVSVGDKTGLNGEELSRFSKLVAKVDNTAVQDGFQLYLHSFLVSRAGDWTAIQQGMNGNTQQARRYHWHSKNISSFVNEPHAAVCGTNQGDILNLVAQNAEPTRGGILEIAQEAPDKMIREVQKMILPNYCGVKAKDVNLKRLGSILWLAQESQTNQFEDLLLLKGLGPRTLQSLTLVSEVIHGTPSRFSDPARYSFAHGSKGGRPFPVPTNIYDETISTLRKAVDRAKIGHTDKQKAISKLTDLAQKAEQGFTPNDNGSAVRFKQVLEKEQRDSWKHGGRTVKGFVKQPRDGQMDLFNS from the coding sequence ATGAAACAATCCGGTTCAGCTGATTTAGCTCTGATGGGAGGAGGTATTCCCCCCTGGTTATTTGAACGAATGAAGAAATTGAGTCTGGCCATTGTAGAAAGTATTCTGGCGGAATACGGTCATCAGGCTTTTCTCGCTAAATTGTCTAATCCATTCTGGTTTCAGAGCTTTGGAGCGGTCATCGGTATGGATTGGAACTCGTCGGGAGTGACTACCGCGGTTACTCGCGCTCTGAAAGATTCTATCAATCCTCACGCTCAAGAATTGGGTTTGTACGTTTGCGGGGGAAAGGGTAAACAATCCAAGCGAACTCCTCAGGAACTGGTTTCAGTAGGGGATAAAACGGGACTGAATGGCGAAGAACTATCGCGTTTCAGCAAACTAGTAGCGAAGGTAGATAACACGGCGGTACAAGATGGGTTTCAGCTTTATCTGCACAGTTTTCTGGTCAGTCGTGCGGGTGACTGGACAGCTATTCAGCAGGGAATGAACGGTAACACTCAGCAGGCTCGTAGGTATCATTGGCACTCTAAAAATATCAGTTCGTTTGTAAACGAACCTCATGCGGCTGTCTGCGGCACTAACCAAGGAGACATTTTGAATCTGGTAGCCCAGAATGCCGAACCAACGCGGGGTGGAATTTTAGAAATTGCCCAAGAAGCTCCCGATAAAATGATACGAGAAGTACAAAAGATGATCTTACCCAACTACTGCGGAGTGAAGGCGAAAGATGTTAATCTTAAACGACTCGGCAGCATTCTGTGGCTGGCCCAAGAAAGCCAGACCAATCAGTTTGAGGATCTACTACTGCTCAAAGGTTTAGGTCCCCGAACATTGCAGTCTCTCACGCTGGTAAGTGAAGTGATTCACGGCACCCCTTCCCGCTTCTCCGACCCTGCCCGCTACTCTTTTGCCCACGGCAGCAAGGGTGGCCGACCGTTCCCGGTACCTACCAACATATACGATGAAACCATCAGCACTCTTCGAAAAGCCGTAGATCGAGCCAAAATTGGGCATACCGACAAACAAAAAGCCATTAGCAAACTCACCGATTTAGCGCAGAAAGCTGAACAAGGTTTCACGCCCAACGATAATGGGTCGGCCGTCCGATTTAAGCAAGTACTGGAAAAAGAACAACGAGACTCCTGGAAGCACGGTGGGAGAACAGTGAAAGGCTTCGTAAAGCAACCCCGAGATGGGCAGATGGACTTGTTTAATTCTTGA
- a CDS encoding alpha/beta hydrolase: MDKDDRIGAVDNLLASHKEKGFPLIEQDSLLEGYVYATFIHIDSTHQNDITFNVFGIYDEYRFGDKKLYHLDSTDLYYRTYMIPDDLCFAYKFYYSNKVTGKKSRMSDPLNPSLVPSSERKNMSWSALDLRTSEDEWYVKSDHRQYGTLDTLELHSELLSNARNIYVYLPPKYDTTKEKYPVIYLFDPYIYLNLVEVPNVLDNLIYHQEISPMIAVFIDNPSQAVRNKELPLNAQFKNFFITELLPFIKDRYHVTDLADETIIGGISYGGLAATYIAFEHSDVFGKVLSQSGSFWRDTTLTDGGEDWIRGDHLTRQFQTQEKRSLKLHLDWGLQENWCKASGRRLAQVLKDKQYEFTFTEFNGWHDWSNSRKIFPDALRYLLE; the protein is encoded by the coding sequence TTGGATAAAGACGATAGAATCGGCGCAGTAGATAACCTTCTTGCTAGCCATAAAGAAAAAGGCTTCCCTTTAATAGAACAAGATTCATTGTTGGAGGGATACGTTTATGCTACGTTTATCCATATTGACTCAACTCACCAAAACGATATTACATTTAACGTATTCGGAATCTATGACGAATACCGGTTTGGAGACAAAAAGCTTTATCATCTAGACTCCACCGATTTGTACTATAGAACCTATATGATTCCAGATGATTTATGTTTTGCCTACAAGTTTTACTATTCTAATAAAGTAACTGGAAAGAAGTCAAGGATGTCTGATCCTTTAAATCCGAGTCTTGTTCCATCCTCCGAAAGAAAAAATATGAGCTGGTCTGCGCTAGATTTAAGAACCAGTGAGGATGAATGGTATGTTAAAAGTGACCATCGTCAATACGGAACACTTGATACACTAGAACTACACAGTGAGCTGCTTTCCAACGCACGAAACATCTACGTTTATCTACCGCCCAAATATGATACTACTAAGGAAAAGTATCCGGTAATATATCTTTTTGATCCGTACATTTATTTGAATCTGGTGGAAGTTCCTAATGTGCTTGATAACCTAATCTATCATCAAGAAATTAGTCCGATGATAGCCGTATTTATTGATAACCCATCGCAAGCAGTAAGGAACAAAGAACTTCCGCTGAACGCTCAATTCAAGAACTTTTTTATTACTGAACTATTACCATTCATTAAAGATAGGTACCACGTTACGGATTTAGCAGATGAAACTATTATTGGCGGAATCAGCTACGGTGGATTAGCTGCAACGTATATTGCCTTTGAGCATAGTGATGTTTTTGGGAAAGTTCTTTCTCAATCGGGCAGTTTCTGGCGAGATACCACGCTTACCGACGGGGGAGAAGATTGGATAAGGGGCGATCACTTGACCAGGCAATTTCAAACCCAAGAGAAACGCAGCTTAAAGTTGCACCTCGATTGGGGATTGCAGGAAAACTGGTGTAAAGCATCTGGTAGAAGATTAGCCCAGGTACTCAAAGATAAACAATACGAGTTCACATTTACAGAGTTTAACGGATGGCATGATTGGTCTAACTCGAGAAAAATATTTCCAGATGCTTTACGGTATTTATTAGAGTAA
- a CDS encoding HipA domain-containing protein: protein MHLAEISKLKTVEHSLVRLKSGELAYLTKRIDRKKGSKLHMEDMCQITERMTEHKYQGSYEQIAKAIKKYSANPGLSITDFFELVLFCFLTGNNDMHLKNFSLLKGNSRNDLCPAYDLVASELVVEGDDEDLALNLNGKKKKIKKRDFVIAMKGAGLGEKVIENIFKKYKRLIPKWSKFIEESFLSESMKEEYKTLINRKAIQIEL from the coding sequence ATGCATTTGGCTGAGATTAGTAAATTAAAAACAGTAGAGCATTCACTTGTTAGATTAAAATCGGGTGAATTAGCTTATCTAACAAAACGAATTGACAGAAAAAAAGGAAGTAAGCTTCATATGGAAGACATGTGTCAAATCACCGAACGAATGACGGAACACAAGTACCAAGGATCTTATGAGCAAATAGCCAAAGCTATAAAAAAATATAGCGCTAACCCCGGCTTAAGTATCACTGATTTCTTTGAATTGGTTCTGTTCTGCTTTTTAACCGGAAATAATGATATGCACCTTAAGAACTTCTCTTTACTGAAAGGCAATTCTAGAAATGATTTATGCCCTGCCTATGACTTAGTTGCCTCTGAACTAGTGGTTGAGGGAGATGATGAAGATCTTGCCCTGAACTTAAATGGCAAGAAGAAAAAAATCAAAAAGAGAGATTTTGTAATTGCTATGAAAGGGGCTGGTTTAGGCGAAAAGGTGATTGAAAACATCTTTAAAAAGTATAAAAGGCTGATCCCAAAATGGTCTAAATTCATTGAAGAAAGTTTCTTGAGTGAATCAATGAAAGAAGAATATAAAACACTGATTAATCGCAAAGCAATACAAATTGAACTCTAA